One part of the Neoarius graeffei isolate fNeoGra1 chromosome 2, fNeoGra1.pri, whole genome shotgun sequence genome encodes these proteins:
- the ddx1 gene encoding ATP-dependent RNA helicase DDX1 isoform X2: MNPYDRSPAFAIGPDGLCCQSREFKEWHGCRSTQAVTKGKYYYEVSCHDQGLCRVGWSTGQASLDLGTDKFGFGFGGTGKKSHNKQFDSYGEEFTMHDTIGCYIDMDSGQLSFSKNGNDLGLAFEIPQNLKRQPFFASCVLKNAELKFNFGGEPFKNAPKEGFIALDQAPDGHVVKTTQTGSATVSQVKTSSHSPKALIVEPSKELAEQTLNNVSQFKKYVTNPKLRDLLIIGGVAAKEQLSVLESGVDIVVGTPGRLDDLISTGKLDLSQVRFLVLDECDGLLTAGYTDFIMRVYSKIPQITSDGKRLQVIVCSATLHSFDVKKLSEKIMHFPTWVDLKGEDSVPETVHHVVVPVNPKNDRIWERLGKNHIRTDEVHAKDYTRPGANTAEMWSEAIKILKGEYTIRAIKEHKMDQAIIFCRTKIDCDNMEQYLIAQGGGPDKKGHQFSCVCLHGDRKPNERKYNLDRFKKREVRFLICTDVAARGIDVRGVPYVINVTLPDEKQNYVHRIGRVGRAERMGLAISLVAMEKEKVWYHVCPNRGRGCYNTRLKEEGGCTIWYNEKELLGEIEEHLKCTITQCEPDIKVPVDEFDGKVTYGQRRAAGGGLYKGHVDILAPTVQELANLEREAQTSFLQLGYLPNQLFKAF; this comes from the exons ATGAACCCATACGACCGAAGCCCAGCATTTG CGATCGGTCCGGACGGGCTTTGTTGCCAGAGCAGAGAGTTTAAGGAGTGGCACGGCTGCCGTTCCACACAGGCCGTGACTAAAG GAAAGTATTACTATGAAGTCTCCTGCCACGACCAAGGCTTGTGCAGGGTCGGATGGTCCACTGGTCAGGCATCTCTGGACCTGG GTACAGACAAGTTTGGCTTCGGCTTTGGAGGAACAGGAAAGAAATCCCATAATAAGCAGTTTGACAGTTATGGAGAG gAGTTCACTATGCACGACACCATCGGATGTTACATCGACATGGACAGTGGCCAGCTGTCCTTCTCCAAAAATG gaaaTGATTTGGGCTTGGCATTTGAGATTCCGCAGAACTTGAAACGTCAACCATTCTTCGCCTCCTGTGTCCTTAAG aatgctgaactgaagtttaATTTTGGGGGAGAGCCTTTCAAAAATGCCCCCAAAGAAGGGTTCATTGCTCTTGACCAAGCACCCGATGGCCACGTGGTCAAAACTACTCAGACTG GTAGTGCTACGGTGAGTCAAGTCAAAACAAGCTCCCACAGCCCAAAAGCTCTGATCGTGGAGCCGTCGAAAGAATTGGCCGAGCAGACCCTGAACAACGTCAGCCAGTTTAAGAAATACGTGACCAATCCCAAACTACG agATTTGCTGATCATCGGAGGCGTGGCAGCCAAAGAGCAGCTGTCTGTTTTGGAAAGCGGG gttgaTATAGTGGTTGGCACGCCTGGCAGGCTTGATGATCTCATATCCACAGGCAAACTCGATCTGTCCCAAGTTCGCTTCCTGGTTCTGGATGAATGT gatggACTGCTTACAGCTGGCTATACCGACTTCATCATGAGGGTCTACAGCAAAATCCCCCAGATCACCTCTGATGGAAAGAGACTGCAG GTGATTGTGTGCTCAGCAACCCTGCACTCGTTCGATGTGAAGAAGCTGTCGGAGAAGATCATGCACTTCCCAACATGGGTGGACCTGAAAGGTGAAGACTCTGTGCCTGAGACGGTCCATCATGTCGTGGTGCCAGTCAACCCTAAAAACGACAGGATTTGGGAAAGGCTGGGCAAAAACCACATCCGG ACTGATGAAGTGCATGCAAAAGACTACACAAGGCCTGGAGCAAAcactgcag AGATGTGGTCAGAAGCAATCAAAATCCTGAAGGGCGAGTACACGATCCGTGCAATTAAGGAGCACAAGATGGACCAGGCCATCATCTTCTGCAGGACCAAGATTGACTGCGACAATATGGAGCAGTACCTGATCGCACAAGGAGGAG GTCCTGATAAAAAAGGGCATCAGTTCTCATGTGTCTGTCTTCACGGTGACCGGAAGCCGAATGAACGCAAATACAACTTGGACAGGTTCAAG AAAAGAGAGGTGAGGTTTTTGATTTGCACAGACGTAGCAGCCAGAGGAATCGATGTCCGTGGCGTTCCATACG TCATTAATGTGACCTTGCCAGATGAAAAACAGAACTATGTGCATCGCATCGGAAGAGTGGGCAGGGCAGAGAG GATGGGTCTGGCCATTTCTCTGGTCGCCATGGAAAAGGAGAAG gtatggTATCACGTTTGTCCTAACAGAGGCCGAGGCTGCTATAACACCAGGTTAAAGGAGGAAGGAGGCTGCACTATATGGTACAACGAGAAAGAG ctGCTGGGAGAAATTGAGGAACACCTGAAGTGCACAATTACTCAGTGCGAGCCAGACATCAAAGTGCCCGTAGACGAATTTGATGGCAAGGTCACTTATGGCCAGCGCAGAGCTGCTGgag gtGGTCTCTATAAGGGCCATGTGGATATTTTGGCCCCCACCGTACAGGAACTTGCTAACCTCGAGCGAGAGGCACAGACATCTTTCCTGCAACTGGGCTATCTCCCCAATCAGCTCTTCAAAGCTTTCTGA